One stretch of Xiphophorus maculatus strain JP 163 A chromosome 19, X_maculatus-5.0-male, whole genome shotgun sequence DNA includes these proteins:
- the LOC102226081 gene encoding excitatory amino acid transporter 5-like has protein sequence METWKKLFKRVVSVKVREYVKDYCKRNGLLTLSVFAVITGCVLGFALRTFNLSTQAKIYFSFPGELLMRMLKMLILPLITSSLMSGLSAMDTKASGRLGVLTITYYLWTTFIAVIVGIVLVLIIHPGTGQEKDSHHGSTGPVMTSADALLDLIRNMIPSNLIEATFQQYRTDLVPSVQSSNEKESQANFVYVMPDYHNPRLGHPVFLEITPAPDIKYKIVPSTSKGMNVLGIVIFSATMGLLLGKMGERGLPLVNVCQCINECVMKIINAAMWYFPFGIVFLVAGKILDMHDPAHLGEKLGMYFITVLAGLFVHGLILLPLFYFFFTRKNPFAYIRGLLQALVIALATSSSSATLPITMKCLLENCGVDRQIARFVLPVGATINMDGTALYEAVAAIFIAQVNDYDLDFGQLVTISITATAASIGAAGIPQAGLVTMVIVLTSVGLPPADISLIVAIDWVLDRFRTMINVLGDALAAGIMAHLCKKDFDKAAAVAANSSAGSSVSKERRDTVISFGNQSVAMSDTPLITHRCDYVFEVDGDNVLERPVPCYNLCQV, from the exons ATGGAGACGTGGAAGAAGCTGTTTAAACGCGTGGTGTCTGTGAAAGTCAGGGAGTACGTGAAGGACTACTGTAAAAGGAACGGGCTGCTGACTCTGTCCGTGTTTGCCGTCATCACCGGCTGCGTTCTTGGATTTGCGCTGAGGACGTTCAACCTCTCCACGCAG GCAAAGATCTATTTCTCTTTCCCTGGAGAATTATTGATGAGGATGCTGAAGATGTTAATTCTGCCACTCATTACTTCCAG TCTGATGTCTGGCCTGTCGGCCATGGACACGAAGGCCAGCGGCCGCCTGGGTGTCCTGACGATAACGTACTACCTGTGGACAACCTTCATCGCCGTGATTGTGGGGATCGTCCTGGTGCTGATCATTCACCCGGGGACGGGGCAAGAGAAAGACAGTCACCATGGAAGCACGGGCCCAGTCATGACCTCCGCCGACGCTCTGCTCGACCTCATCAG GAACATGATCCCATCGAATCTAATTGAAGCTACATTTCAGCAG tacCGGACGGACCTGGTGCCAAGTGTGCAGAGCTCCAACGAGAAAGAGTCTCAGGCCAACTTCGTCTACGTCATGCCTGATTATCACAACCCTCGACTCGGCCACCCTGTTTTCTTGGAGATCACGCCGGCGCCTGACATCAAGTATAAAATCGTTCCCAGTACGAGCAAAGGCATGAATGTGTTGGGGATTGTCATCTTCTCAGCAACCATGG GTCTGCTGCTGGGGAAGATGGGCGAACGTGGATTGCCTCTGGTCAACGTGTGCCAGTGCATAAACGAGTGCGTTATGAAGATCATTAATGCGGCCATGTG GTACTTCCCCTTTGGCATAGTGTTCCTGGTCGCAGGGAAGATCCTGGACATGCACGACCCAGCCCACCTGGGAGAGAAACTGGGCATGTACTTCATCACCGTCCTGGCTGGTCTGTTCGTGCACGGCCTCATCCTGCTGCCTCTCTTCTACTTCTTCTTTACCCGCAAAAACCCCTTTGCGTACATCCGAGGCCTGTTGCAAGCCCTCGTCATTGCTCTGGCGACTTCGTCCAG ctcagcCACGCTACCGATCACAATGAAGTGTCTCCTGGAGAACTGCGGGGTGGACAGGCAGATTGCCCGCTTCGTCCTGCCGGTGGGAGCCACCATCAACATGGACGGGACGGCCTTGTATGAGGCCGTGGCAGCTATATTTATTGCTCAGGTCAATGATTATGACTTGGACTTCGGCCAGCTGGTAACCATTAG TATTACAGCAACAGCAGCCAGCATTGGGGCAGCTGGCATACCTCAAGCAGGTTTGGTTACCATGGTGATAGTCCTGACCTCTGTGGGGTTACCGCCTGCTGACATCTCCCTGATCGTGGCTATCGACTGGGTTCT CGATCGGTTTCGGACGATGATCAACGTTCTGGGTGATGCATTAGCAGCTGGGATTATGGCGCACTTGTGCAAAAAGGACTTTGACAAAGCAGCAGCTGTTGCAGCCAATTCTTCTGCTGGTTCTTCTGTCAGTAAGGAAAGG AGAGACACCGTAATCTCGTTTGGCAATCAGAGTGTGGCCATGTCCGACACGCCTCTGATCACACACCGCTGCGACTATGTGTTCGAGGTGGATGGAGACAACGTGCTGGAGAGGCCCGTGCCCTGCTATAATCTCTGCCAAGTCTGA